A region from the Candidatus Brocadiaceae bacterium genome encodes:
- a CDS encoding tetratricopeptide repeat protein codes for MATTLAKQLDELLAAPLTRDNYDQLVTCVYDSYATVDQADRRIRQMEADRDQVSDDEQRDLSEKLGILLLARGRYAEAAERLRPVRSRKNAAHFLGRALLAMGRTQEGVDLLQAEAGQDPAIDVLLVEAYCDLQQPQAAVDILKKHAKAEPTAALLYARGLLAEADGDYAEAMRLYESALDLDPEHARSLFRLARNADLNGDDRRAMELYGRCADLRPTYVGALINLGILSEDHNEYDRAIDCYKRVLAIDPRHKQAQLYLKDAESSLTMFVDAAKTRDMRRMEELFNMELSAFELSARSRTCLDRRDIKTLGALTKVTREELLSEKNFGDTSLEEIEQLMARYDLQLGQEAPREEDDDESDALTASVETLELSTRCRRCLERLGVATIGDLVRLSEADLVGVPNFGATSLNEIVLKLESLGLELRSE; via the coding sequence ATGGCAACGACACTTGCGAAGCAACTTGACGAACTGCTGGCCGCCCCGCTGACCAGGGACAACTACGACCAACTGGTCACCTGCGTCTACGACAGCTACGCCACGGTCGATCAGGCGGACCGGCGCATCCGGCAGATGGAGGCGGACCGGGACCAGGTCTCCGACGACGAGCAGAGAGACCTCAGCGAGAAGCTGGGGATCCTGCTGCTGGCCCGCGGACGCTACGCGGAGGCCGCCGAGCGGTTGCGCCCCGTGCGCAGCCGCAAGAACGCCGCCCACTTCCTGGGCCGCGCACTGCTGGCCATGGGCCGCACGCAGGAAGGCGTGGACCTGCTCCAGGCCGAGGCCGGCCAGGACCCGGCGATCGACGTGCTCCTGGTCGAAGCCTACTGCGACCTGCAGCAGCCGCAGGCGGCCGTCGACATCCTGAAGAAGCACGCCAAGGCCGAACCGACCGCCGCCCTGCTGTATGCCCGCGGCCTGTTGGCGGAGGCCGACGGAGACTACGCCGAGGCCATGCGGCTGTACGAATCCGCGCTCGACCTGGACCCCGAGCATGCCCGGAGCCTGTTCCGGCTGGCCCGGAACGCCGACCTGAACGGCGACGACAGGCGGGCCATGGAGCTGTACGGCCGCTGCGCCGACCTGCGCCCGACATACGTCGGCGCGCTGATCAACCTGGGCATCCTGAGCGAGGACCACAACGAGTACGACCGCGCGATCGACTGCTACAAGCGCGTGCTCGCCATCGACCCTCGGCACAAGCAGGCGCAGCTCTACCTGAAGGACGCCGAGTCGTCGCTGACCATGTTCGTCGACGCCGCCAAGACGCGCGACATGCGCCGCATGGAGGAGTTGTTCAACATGGAACTCTCCGCGTTCGAGCTGAGCGCGCGGAGCCGCACGTGCCTGGACCGTCGGGACATCAAGACGCTGGGCGCCCTGACGAAGGTCACGCGCGAGGAGCTGCTGAGCGAAAAGAACTTCGGCGACACGAGCCTGGAGGAGATCGAGCAGTTGATGGCCCGCTACGACCTCCAGCTCGGCCAGGAAGCCCCCCGCGAAGAGGACGACGACGAGAGCGACGCCCTGACCGCCTCGGTCGAGACGCTCGAGCTGTCCACCCGCTGCCGTCGATGCCTGGAGCGCCTCGGGGTGGCCACGATCGGCGACCTGGTGCGCCTGAGCGAGGCCGACCTGGTGGGCGTGCCCAACTTCGGCGCCACGAGCCTCAACGAGATCGTGCTGAAACTGGAGTCGCTCGGCCTGGAACTCCGGAGCGAGTGA
- the kdsA gene encoding 3-deoxy-8-phosphooctulonate synthase — MAQVHITEGISAGDGRPLLVIAGPCVIEGRCLCLRVASHLKALCEQIKLPFVFKASFDKANRSSISSFRGVGMEDGLSILAEVKEKVGVPVVTDIHLPEQAAPVAEVVDMLQIPAFLCRQTDLLIAAARAGRPVLIKKGQFIAPEDMGRAAEKVRSMGNADVLLCERGAVFGYHDLVADMRSIVRMKALGYPVAFDVTHSTQRPGAAGTASGGEREMAMPLGSAAVAAGADAVFIETHPQPDEALSDAASMVPLESMELLLKRLQAVAAAVGKP, encoded by the coding sequence GTGGCGCAAGTGCATATCACCGAGGGAATCTCGGCCGGCGACGGCCGGCCGTTGCTCGTCATCGCCGGGCCGTGTGTCATCGAGGGGCGCTGCCTCTGTCTGCGGGTCGCCTCCCATCTGAAGGCGCTCTGCGAACAGATCAAGCTGCCGTTCGTCTTCAAGGCGTCGTTCGACAAGGCCAACCGCAGCAGCATCTCCTCGTTCCGAGGAGTCGGCATGGAGGACGGCCTCAGCATCCTGGCCGAGGTCAAGGAGAAGGTGGGCGTGCCCGTCGTGACCGACATCCACCTGCCGGAGCAGGCCGCCCCGGTGGCCGAGGTCGTCGACATGCTCCAGATCCCCGCCTTCCTGTGCCGTCAGACGGACCTGCTGATCGCCGCCGCGCGCGCCGGTCGGCCCGTCCTCATCAAGAAGGGCCAGTTCATCGCCCCGGAGGACATGGGGCGCGCCGCCGAGAAGGTCCGGTCCATGGGCAACGCGGACGTCCTTCTGTGCGAGCGCGGCGCCGTCTTCGGCTACCACGACCTGGTGGCCGACATGCGCTCGATCGTCCGCATGAAGGCCCTCGGCTATCCCGTCGCGTTCGACGTCACCCATTCCACCCAGCGCCCCGGCGCGGCCGGCACCGCCAGCGGGGGTGAGCGCGAGATGGCGATGCCGCTCGGATCGGCCGCCGTGGCGGCCGGGGCCGACGCCGTGTTCATCGAGACGCACCCGCAGCCCGACGAGGCCCTGTCCGACGCCGCCAGCATGGTGCCGCTGGAGTCGATGGAGCTTCTGCTCAAGAGGCTCCAGGCCGTCGCCGCAGCGGTGGGGAAGCCGTGA
- the nadD gene encoding nicotinate (nicotinamide) nucleotide adenylyltransferase, with protein MAGIGLLGGSFDPVHCAHVALAERARDRLALDCVRLVPARRNPHKPVRPVASDAHRVRMLELAVEGRRGLRVSTAELDRQGPSYTLITVQELRREVGVDAPIYLLLGADSVGDLARWWRADELVAQALVVPFDRPGCRLDEVLEGLVPRFGRAWVAAARARRIDGPPMEVSSTQVRERLRAGLSVVGLVPEAVARYIAEQGLYA; from the coding sequence ATGGCCGGCATCGGCCTGCTCGGGGGCTCGTTCGACCCCGTCCACTGCGCGCACGTGGCCCTGGCTGAGCGCGCGCGCGACCGGCTTGCCCTCGACTGCGTCCGGCTGGTGCCCGCACGCCGCAACCCCCACAAGCCCGTCCGGCCGGTCGCCTCGGACGCTCACCGCGTACGGATGCTCGAACTGGCCGTCGAGGGCCGGCGCGGCCTGCGCGTCAGCACGGCGGAACTCGACCGCCAGGGGCCGTCCTACACGCTCATCACGGTGCAGGAACTGCGCCGCGAGGTGGGCGTCGATGCGCCGATCTACCTGCTGCTGGGCGCCGACAGCGTCGGCGACCTGGCGCGCTGGTGGCGGGCCGACGAACTGGTGGCCCAGGCCCTGGTCGTGCCCTTCGACCGGCCCGGCTGCCGGCTCGACGAGGTGCTGGAGGGCTTGGTGCCGCGCTTCGGAAGGGCGTGGGTGGCGGCGGCGCGGGCCCGGCGGATCGACGGGCCGCCCATGGAGGTCTCCTCCACGCAGGTCCGGGAGCGGCTGCGGGCCGGCCTGTCCGTCGTGGGGCTGGTGCCCGAGGCCGTCGCACGCTACATCGCCGAACAGGGCCTCTACGCCTGA
- the rsgA gene encoding ribosome small subunit-dependent GTPase A, producing the protein MEGTVIRIRSALCEVDAGDAVYECKVRGRLVDNDTGESKPLAVGDRVILTAVGGGEGVVEQVLPRRTKLSRTSPRGQHTEHVIVANVDQLLIVTSVRVPPLTPGIIDRYIIAGETGRLEPILCINKTDQADDPAEYEDVAGMYESLGYRVLRTSALQRRGLDGLRAALRDRSTVFAGHSGVGKSSLLNALQPGLKLRTGPVTTKGRHVTTYASLLKLSFGGYVVDTPGIREFTLWDIRKVEVAQFFPHIWELSADCRMPDCVHMHEPHCAVKAAVESGELDAERYHSYVRIVEGIEEIEVPRATDVEQPQEQVAKKQRRQSRSTRKQAVRHRWREELAWDDDETP; encoded by the coding sequence ATGGAAGGAACGGTCATCCGGATCCGGTCCGCACTGTGCGAGGTGGACGCGGGGGACGCCGTCTATGAGTGCAAGGTGCGCGGCCGCCTGGTCGACAACGACACGGGGGAGTCGAAGCCGCTGGCCGTCGGGGACCGGGTCATCCTCACCGCCGTCGGGGGCGGCGAAGGGGTGGTGGAGCAGGTGCTTCCGCGCCGCACGAAGCTCTCTCGCACCTCGCCGCGCGGGCAGCACACCGAACACGTGATCGTCGCCAACGTGGACCAGTTGCTCATCGTCACGTCCGTACGCGTCCCGCCGCTGACGCCGGGCATCATCGACCGATACATCATCGCCGGCGAGACCGGGCGGCTCGAACCGATCCTCTGCATCAACAAGACCGACCAGGCGGACGATCCCGCCGAGTACGAAGACGTGGCCGGCATGTACGAGTCGCTCGGCTACCGCGTCCTGCGCACGAGCGCCCTGCAGCGCCGCGGCCTGGACGGTCTGCGGGCGGCCCTCCGCGACCGGAGCACGGTCTTCGCCGGCCACAGCGGCGTGGGCAAGTCCTCCCTGCTGAATGCCCTCCAGCCGGGCCTGAAGCTCCGTACGGGCCCGGTGACCACCAAGGGCCGCCACGTCACCACCTACGCCTCGCTGCTCAAGCTGTCCTTCGGCGGCTACGTGGTGGACACGCCGGGCATCCGGGAGTTCACGCTCTGGGACATCCGGAAGGTCGAGGTCGCCCAGTTCTTCCCGCACATCTGGGAACTCTCCGCCGACTGCCGCATGCCCGACTGCGTCCACATGCACGAACCGCACTGCGCCGTGAAGGCGGCCGTCGAGAGCGGCGAGCTGGACGCGGAGCGCTACCACAGCTACGTGCGGATCGTCGAGGGCATCGAGGAGATCGAGGTGCCCCGCGCAACGGACGTGGAACAGCCCCAGGAGCAGGTCGCGAAGAAGCAGCGCCGCCAGTCCCGCAGCACGCGCAAGCAGGCCGTGCGCCACCGCTGGCGGGAGGAATTGGCCTGGGACGACGACGAGACGCCGTAG
- a CDS encoding DNA polymerase III subunit delta', whose product MGFESIEGQERAGRQLAGLLKSGRLPHALLFLGSAGTGRLEMARRLAAALLCPDSTGADCRLLAGNAHPDYTQVGLPEGRQSLPLQVVRDLQHTAGLRPVRADRRVFVVNDAERMTDEAANAFLKLLEEPPGRCVFILIASSLRRVPETIISRCRLVRFANLPQAALSRRLTEEGYADDDAHWLAGRCWGAPGLALRSAREGLHERNRELLDRLASAAPEDNLELADWLADLAKEAGAGSARDSLQDLLECLAVYYRDLAVLAAAPEDDCPLVNRDREGAMRQRAAAAGDADDYLDLADTVVETIEMIGANAQMRLALDRMFTRLCGAEPQT is encoded by the coding sequence ATGGGGTTCGAATCCATCGAGGGCCAGGAGCGGGCCGGGCGCCAGTTGGCCGGCCTGCTGAAAAGCGGCCGGCTGCCGCACGCGCTGCTCTTCCTCGGGTCCGCCGGGACGGGGCGCCTGGAGATGGCGCGCCGGCTGGCCGCCGCCCTGCTCTGCCCGGACTCGACCGGCGCCGACTGCCGCCTGCTGGCAGGCAACGCACACCCGGACTACACGCAGGTGGGCCTGCCGGAGGGCCGCCAGTCGCTGCCGTTGCAGGTCGTGCGCGACCTGCAGCACACGGCCGGGCTTCGGCCGGTTCGGGCGGACCGGCGCGTGTTCGTCGTCAACGATGCCGAGCGCATGACCGACGAGGCCGCGAACGCGTTCCTGAAGCTGCTGGAGGAGCCGCCCGGCCGCTGCGTGTTCATCCTGATCGCCTCGAGCCTCCGGCGCGTCCCCGAGACCATCATCAGCCGCTGCCGCCTGGTGCGATTCGCCAACCTGCCCCAGGCGGCGCTGAGCCGCCGGCTCACCGAGGAGGGCTACGCCGACGACGACGCCCACTGGCTGGCCGGCCGATGCTGGGGCGCCCCCGGCCTGGCCCTGCGGTCCGCCCGCGAAGGGCTCCACGAACGGAACCGGGAGTTGCTGGACCGGCTGGCCTCGGCCGCGCCCGAGGACAACCTGGAACTGGCCGACTGGCTGGCCGACCTCGCCAAAGAGGCCGGCGCGGGCTCCGCGCGCGACTCCCTGCAGGACCTGCTGGAGTGCCTGGCCGTCTACTACCGCGACCTGGCCGTCCTGGCCGCCGCGCCGGAGGACGACTGCCCACTGGTGAACCGGGACCGGGAGGGGGCGATGCGGCAACGGGCCGCCGCCGCCGGCGACGCGGACGATTACCTGGACCTCGCCGACACCGTCGTGGAGACGATCGAGATGATCGGGGCCAACGCGCAGATGCGCCTGGCCCTGGACCGCATGTTCACGCGCCTCTGCGGCGCCGAACCGCAGACGTAA
- a CDS encoding biotin/lipoyl-binding protein yields the protein MPIEVKLPPLGDEAPEDAEVSFWYVNEGEEMVEGEDMVEMVTDKAAFTVPAPVSGRITSILAGEGEKVKAGQVMALVEQ from the coding sequence ATGCCGATTGAAGTGAAGCTGCCCCCGCTGGGCGACGAGGCGCCGGAGGACGCCGAGGTGTCCTTCTGGTACGTCAACGAGGGCGAGGAGATGGTCGAGGGCGAGGACATGGTGGAGATGGTCACGGACAAGGCGGCGTTCACCGTGCCGGCGCCCGTCAGCGGCAGGATCACGTCGATTCTGGCCGGCGAGGGCGAGAAGGTGAAGGCCGGCCAGGTGATGGCGCTCGTCGAGCAGTAG
- the lipA gene encoding lipoyl synthase, with amino-acid sequence MSTPTRRFPPWLRKRLPPEQQMRPVLDMLDELHLETVCRQARCPNIGECFARGTATFMILGTVCTRGCTFCAVARGAPSPVEAREPRRLAEAVRRLGLRHVVVTSVTRDDLPDGGAGHFAETIRALHEGTEATVEVLTPDFAGNAADLARVLDAAPEVFNHNVETVPRLYARVRPEADYRRSLRVLAQAAEHPAVPATKSGLMLGLGETPQEVSAVLGDLCGAGCTALTLGQYLAPSPAHCPVAEFVPPERFAALEAQALRMGFAAVASGPFVRSSYGAAAMARDLVNDRINGTGTETRDAD; translated from the coding sequence ATGAGCACCCCCACGCGCAGGTTCCCCCCCTGGCTGCGCAAGCGCCTGCCGCCCGAGCAGCAGATGCGGCCCGTGCTGGACATGCTGGATGAGCTGCACCTGGAGACCGTCTGCCGGCAGGCCCGCTGCCCCAACATCGGCGAGTGCTTCGCACGGGGCACGGCCACGTTCATGATCCTCGGCACGGTCTGCACGCGGGGCTGCACGTTCTGCGCGGTCGCCCGGGGCGCGCCCTCCCCCGTGGAAGCCCGGGAGCCCCGGCGGCTGGCCGAGGCCGTGCGCCGGCTGGGGCTGCGCCACGTGGTGGTCACCAGCGTGACGCGCGACGACCTGCCCGACGGCGGCGCCGGGCACTTCGCCGAGACGATCCGGGCCCTGCACGAGGGCACGGAGGCGACCGTAGAGGTCCTGACGCCGGACTTCGCCGGAAACGCGGCGGATCTGGCCCGGGTGCTTGACGCCGCGCCCGAAGTCTTCAATCATAACGTCGAGACCGTGCCGCGCCTTTACGCCCGCGTGCGCCCGGAAGCGGACTACCGCCGCTCGCTCCGCGTGCTGGCGCAGGCGGCCGAGCACCCCGCCGTGCCGGCCACGAAGAGCGGGCTGATGCTCGGCCTGGGCGAGACGCCGCAGGAGGTCTCGGCCGTCCTGGGCGACCTGTGCGGCGCCGGCTGCACGGCGCTGACGCTGGGGCAGTACCTGGCGCCGTCGCCGGCCCACTGCCCGGTGGCGGAGTTCGTGCCGCCGGAACGCTTCGCCGCCCTGGAGGCGCAGGCGCTGCGGATGGGCTTTGCCGCCGTGGCGAGCGGGCCGTTCGTCCGCAGCAGCTACGGGGCGGCCGCCATGGCACGGGATCTGGTGAACGACAGGATCAACGGAACGGGAACGGAGACACGCGATGCCGATTGA
- the lipB gene encoding lipoyl(octanoyl) transferase LipB: MALPPPRPRLLCPPLRRLGYEEAFREQVRRRDAVIEQREPECLMLLEHTPTVTIGRTGVRGDVLADADALAARGVAVAETNRGGEVTYHGPGQLVVYPILDLRRRGRNLHRYLRDLEAWLVALCRGYGVPAHADSPHTGVWVEDRKIASIGIAVRHWVAYHGVALNVTTDLSQFDLIVPCGLRGVTMTSLARETGTVPALADVALRAAETFAEHFEMTPAPAAGARETP, translated from the coding sequence ATGGCACTCCCGCCCCCGCGACCGCGCCTGCTGTGCCCCCCCTTGCGGAGGCTCGGATACGAAGAGGCGTTCCGGGAGCAGGTGCGGCGCCGCGACGCGGTGATCGAGCAGCGGGAACCCGAGTGCCTGATGCTGCTCGAGCACACGCCGACGGTGACGATCGGCCGCACGGGCGTGCGCGGCGACGTGCTGGCCGACGCGGACGCGCTGGCCGCGCGCGGCGTGGCGGTGGCCGAGACGAACCGCGGCGGCGAGGTGACCTACCACGGCCCCGGGCAGCTCGTCGTCTACCCCATCCTGGACCTGCGCCGGCGCGGGCGCAACCTGCACCGCTACCTGCGCGACCTGGAGGCGTGGCTCGTGGCCCTCTGCCGCGGCTACGGCGTGCCGGCCCACGCGGACTCGCCCCATACCGGCGTCTGGGTGGAGGACCGCAAGATCGCCTCCATCGGCATCGCCGTCCGGCACTGGGTGGCCTACCACGGGGTGGCGCTGAACGTGACGACCGACCTGTCGCAGTTCGACCTGATCGTCCCGTGCGGCCTCAGGGGCGTGACGATGACGTCGCTGGCGCGGGAGACCGGCACGGTGCCGGCGCTTGCGGACGTTGCGTTGCGGGCTGCCGAGACCTTCGCGGAACACTTCGAGATGACGCCGGCGCCGGCGGCCGGCGCACGGGAGACTCCATGA
- the lpdA gene encoding dihydrolipoyl dehydrogenase: MADSSYDFDVAVIGAGPAGYVAGIRAAQLGANACVIDKGELGGCCTNVGCIPTKALWHAANLLQQMRHADEAGIDVTGLTLNYAAAAARRDAVVAKLRGGIKALLAANKVEHVRAAARFEDAHTLALEGDGPDRLRARHVIIATGSQSVELPSAPFDHEVIWDSGDAVTANELPESVIIVGGGYIGVEFAGLYSAFGVEVTVVEALDRILPGVDLDCARVVVRRLKKAGAALHPGTKLESVARDGGGVRARLSDGREVSAQRMLVCVGRRPYFAGLAPEAAGIEPGKARRIEVNEHMQTSQPHVYAVGDVVGDPQLAHVASQEAVVAAAHATGSITAAMDYRVVPACVFASPEVAMVGMGEEQAREAVGEHVVVKKFPLQALGKAHVIGDTDGFVKMIADGRRGELLGVHACGPMASAVLGEAALALQLECTAEELAATIHAHPTLPEALREAADGVVGPPINWRG, translated from the coding sequence ATGGCAGACAGCAGCTACGACTTCGACGTGGCCGTCATCGGCGCCGGGCCGGCCGGATACGTGGCGGGCATCCGCGCCGCCCAGCTCGGCGCGAATGCCTGTGTGATCGACAAGGGCGAACTCGGCGGATGCTGCACCAACGTCGGCTGCATCCCGACCAAGGCCCTCTGGCACGCCGCCAACCTGCTCCAGCAGATGCGGCACGCCGACGAAGCCGGCATCGACGTGACCGGTCTGACGCTGAACTACGCGGCCGCCGCGGCCCGGCGCGACGCGGTGGTCGCGAAGCTGCGCGGCGGGATCAAGGCCCTGCTGGCCGCCAACAAGGTGGAACACGTCCGGGCGGCCGCGCGCTTCGAGGACGCCCACACGCTGGCCCTCGAGGGCGACGGCCCCGACCGCCTCCGTGCGCGCCACGTCATCATCGCGACCGGCTCGCAGTCGGTCGAACTGCCGTCGGCGCCGTTCGATCACGAGGTCATCTGGGACAGCGGCGACGCCGTGACCGCGAACGAGCTGCCCGAATCGGTCATCATCGTCGGCGGCGGCTACATCGGAGTCGAGTTCGCGGGCCTCTACTCGGCCTTCGGCGTCGAGGTGACCGTGGTCGAGGCCCTGGACCGGATCCTGCCCGGGGTCGACCTCGACTGCGCGCGCGTCGTGGTGCGCCGCCTGAAGAAGGCCGGCGCCGCGCTGCACCCGGGCACGAAGCTGGAGTCGGTCGCCAGGGACGGCGGCGGCGTGCGGGCCCGTCTGAGCGACGGCCGGGAGGTGTCGGCACAGAGGATGCTGGTCTGCGTGGGCCGCCGGCCGTACTTCGCGGGCCTCGCGCCGGAGGCGGCAGGCATCGAGCCGGGCAAGGCGCGGCGGATCGAGGTCAACGAGCACATGCAGACGTCGCAGCCGCACGTCTACGCCGTCGGCGACGTCGTCGGAGACCCCCAACTGGCGCACGTCGCCAGCCAGGAGGCGGTCGTGGCGGCCGCGCACGCGACGGGCTCGATCACGGCGGCGATGGACTACCGCGTCGTTCCGGCCTGCGTGTTCGCCTCCCCGGAGGTCGCCATGGTCGGCATGGGTGAGGAGCAGGCGCGCGAGGCGGTCGGGGAGCACGTGGTGGTCAAGAAGTTCCCGCTCCAGGCGCTGGGCAAGGCGCACGTGATCGGCGACACGGACGGGTTCGTGAAGATGATCGCCGACGGCCGCCGGGGCGAGCTGCTGGGCGTGCACGCCTGCGGCCCGATGGCCAGTGCCGTCCTGGGCGAGGCCGCCCTGGCACTGCAACTGGAGTGCACGGCCGAGGAACTGGCCGCAACGATCCACGCACACCCCACGCTGCCGGAGGCCCTGCGCGAGGCGGCCGACGGCGTGGTGGGCCCGCCCATCAACTGGAGAGGCTGA
- a CDS encoding serine/threonine protein phosphatase, giving the protein MIVATVTDVHGQARALEAFAGVFEAADVVVVAGDVTNFGRRREAAEVIEAIRRRNPLALAVPGNCDYPEVDAYLDEQDIGLHGMSRVLDGVAFIGLGGSLPCPGRTPGEVEEPELAALLKAAAEGIDPALPCVLVCHQPPRDTALDIVGNGMHVGSRSVRDFILTREPLVCFCGHIHEAAGRDALGRTQLLNPGPARGGGYAWAEIGRRDGAPGLVRCGLGQAPGIAF; this is encoded by the coding sequence ATGATCGTCGCAACCGTCACGGACGTGCACGGGCAGGCCCGCGCGCTGGAGGCGTTCGCCGGGGTGTTCGAGGCGGCGGACGTCGTGGTCGTCGCGGGCGACGTAACGAACTTCGGCCGCCGCCGAGAGGCCGCCGAGGTGATCGAGGCCATCCGCCGGCGCAACCCCCTGGCCCTGGCCGTGCCGGGCAACTGCGACTACCCCGAAGTCGATGCCTACCTGGACGAGCAGGACATCGGCCTGCACGGCATGAGCCGCGTCCTGGACGGCGTCGCCTTCATCGGCCTGGGCGGCTCTCTGCCCTGCCCCGGGCGCACGCCCGGCGAGGTGGAGGAGCCTGAACTCGCGGCGCTGCTGAAGGCCGCGGCAGAGGGCATCGACCCCGCCCTGCCCTGCGTGCTCGTCTGCCATCAGCCGCCGCGCGACACGGCGCTCGACATCGTGGGCAACGGGATGCACGTGGGCAGCCGGTCCGTGCGCGACTTCATCCTGACGCGCGAACCGCTGGTCTGCTTCTGCGGCCACATCCACGAGGCGGCGGGCCGCGACGCGCTCGGGCGGACGCAACTGCTGAACCCCGGGCCGGCACGTGGCGGCGGCTACGCCTGGGCGGAGATCGGCCGGCGCGACGGCGCGCCCGGCCTCGTGCGCTGCGGGCTCGGCCAGGCCCCCGGCATCGCATTCTGA
- a CDS encoding adenylosuccinate lyase, translating to MTREPEESVYRSPFATRWAGRAMLENWSDLRKFRTWRRLWIALAEAERLLGLDISEEQIAELRAHQDDVDFELAARLERETRHDVMAHVRAYGEQCPRARGILHLGATSAFVGDNTDLILLRDGLRLLLPPLATAGRNLAAFAREWRALPCLAYTHFQPAQVTTVGKRACLWLQDLLDAAREIARVADELPFRGVKGTTGTQASFLALFDGDHEKVKELERRVAEAMGFSRVCPVTGQTYPRALDYRALCALGLLAAACHKMAGDLRLLAGLKELEEPFGRSQVGSSAMAYKRNPMRSERMASLCRFLLNQVPNAAFTAADQWLERTLDDSAVRRLTLPEAFLAADSVLRLAANVTGGLVVNRAVIERRLRAELPFIATENILMLGVRAGGDRQALHERIRVHSLDAAERVKAGDGVNDLLDRLRADEAFTAIGAGLDAALAPSAFVGRAPEQVDEYLDQVARPALADLPDDDDAAGEPRV from the coding sequence CAAGTTCCGCACCTGGCGGCGCCTGTGGATCGCCCTGGCCGAAGCGGAGCGCCTGCTGGGGCTGGACATCTCGGAGGAGCAGATCGCCGAGTTGCGCGCCCATCAGGACGACGTGGACTTCGAGCTGGCAGCCCGCCTGGAACGCGAGACGCGCCACGACGTGATGGCGCACGTGCGCGCGTACGGCGAGCAGTGCCCGCGCGCGCGCGGCATCCTGCACCTGGGCGCGACGAGCGCGTTCGTGGGCGACAACACGGACCTGATCCTGCTGCGGGACGGCCTGCGGCTGCTTCTGCCGCCCCTGGCGACGGCCGGCCGCAACCTGGCGGCGTTCGCGCGCGAGTGGCGCGCCCTGCCCTGCCTGGCCTATACGCACTTCCAGCCGGCCCAGGTCACGACCGTCGGCAAGCGCGCGTGCCTCTGGCTGCAGGACCTGCTGGACGCCGCGCGCGAGATCGCCCGCGTGGCGGACGAACTGCCCTTTCGCGGCGTCAAGGGCACGACGGGCACGCAGGCGAGCTTCCTGGCGCTCTTCGACGGCGATCACGAGAAGGTGAAGGAACTCGAGCGCCGGGTGGCCGAGGCGATGGGCTTTTCGCGCGTCTGCCCGGTGACGGGCCAGACGTATCCGCGGGCGCTCGACTATCGGGCGCTCTGCGCGCTCGGGCTCCTGGCGGCGGCCTGCCACAAGATGGCCGGCGACCTGCGCCTGCTGGCCGGTCTGAAGGAACTGGAGGAGCCCTTCGGGCGCTCGCAGGTGGGCTCCTCGGCGATGGCCTACAAGCGCAATCCCATGCGCAGCGAGCGCATGGCGTCGCTCTGCCGGTTCCTGCTCAACCAGGTGCCCAACGCGGCCTTCACGGCGGCGGACCAGTGGCTGGAGCGCACGCTGGACGATTCGGCCGTGCGGCGGCTGACGCTGCCCGAGGCGTTTCTGGCGGCCGACTCCGTCCTGCGCCTGGCCGCGAACGTCACGGGCGGGCTCGTGGTGAACCGCGCCGTCATCGAGCGCCGCCTCCGCGCGGAACTCCCGTTCATTGCCACCGAGAACATCCTGATGCTCGGCGTGCGTGCCGGAGGCGACCGGCAGGCGCTGCACGAGCGCATCCGCGTGCATTCGCTGGACGCCGCCGAGCGCGTGAAGGCCGGCGACGGGGTCAACGACCTGCTGGACCGCTTGCGGGCCGACGAGGCGTTCACGGCCATCGGCGCGGGCTTGGACGCGGCGCTGGCGCCGTCCGCCTTCGTCGGGCGGGCGCCCGAGCAGGTGGACGAGTACCTGGACCAGGTGGCGAGGCCCGCGCTGGCCGACCTGCCCGACGACGACGACGCGGCCGGCGAGCCGCGCGTGTAG